From a single Capsicum annuum cultivar UCD-10X-F1 chromosome 12, UCD10Xv1.1, whole genome shotgun sequence genomic region:
- the LOC124889555 gene encoding uncharacterized protein LOC124889555, with protein sequence MGHIDGAAPAPTDPTKLGEWKIKDTRVMTWLLGSINPLIGSNLRPYKTAKVMWDFYKRELLREEQCYVTQNAFRRGNDVAVAFAAQGKAINGSTLENSSSGPSGQVLTPEMVQQMIVSAFSALGLQGSGVGDDNHKGS encoded by the exons ATGGGCCATATAGATGGAGCTGCTCCTGCTCCTACTGATCCTACAAAGTTAGGTGAATGGAAGATTAAAGATACTCGGGTAATGACATGGCTTTTAGGGTCAATTAACCCTCTTATTGGTTCTAATCTCAGGCCTTACAAGACAGCTAAGGTCATGTGGGATTTTTACAAAAG GGAATTGCTTCGTGAAGAGCAATGTTATGTCACACAAAATGCTTTCAGAAGAGGAAATGATGTCGCTGTTGCATTTGCTGCTCAAGGTAAAG CAATAAATGGTTCCACTCTTGAGAACTCATCTTCAGGACCTTCAGGACAAGTTCTTACTCCTGAAATGGTACAACAAATGATCGTATCAGCCTTTTCAGCATTGGGATTACAAG